A genomic stretch from Caulobacter sp. FWC2 includes:
- the edd gene encoding phosphogluconate dehydratase: protein MSLNPVIAEVTARIVARSQDSRAAYLANMQHAIDSQPGRAKLSCANWAHAFAASPGVDKVRALDPNAPNIGIVSAYNDMLSAHQPLEEYPALIKVAAREVGATAQFAGGVPAMCDGVTQGRPGMELSLFSREVIAMATAVALTHDAFDSALYLGVCDKIVPGLVIGALTFSHLPALFVPAGPMTSGLPNSEKARIRALYAEGKVGRAELLEAEQASYHGPGTCTFYGTANTNQMLMELMGFHLPGSAFVHPNTPLREALVKEAARRAAAVTNKGNEFIPVGRMIDEKSIVNGVVGLMATGGSTNLALHIIAMAHAAGVQLTLEDLDDISKATPLLARVYPNGAADVNHFQAAGGMAFIIRELLKAGLVHEDVQTIAGPGLSLYAQEPHLEDGVLKWREGAHESLDTAIVRPISDPFSPEGGLRLMAGNLGRGVMKISAVKPEHHVIEAPAAVFQEQEDFIAAFKRGELDRDVVVVVRFQGPSANGMPELHNLSPSISVLLDRGYKVALVTDGRMSGASGKTPAAIHVTPEAAKGGPLAYVQDGDVISVNAETGELKILVDEAVLRARTPANVPASKPGFGRELFGWMRSGVGAADAGASVFA from the coding sequence ATGAGCCTGAACCCGGTCATCGCCGAAGTCACCGCCCGTATCGTGGCGCGCAGCCAGGACAGCCGCGCGGCCTATCTGGCCAACATGCAGCACGCGATCGACAGCCAACCGGGCCGAGCCAAGCTGTCCTGCGCCAACTGGGCCCACGCCTTCGCCGCCTCGCCGGGCGTCGACAAGGTGCGGGCGCTGGACCCGAACGCGCCGAACATCGGCATCGTCTCGGCCTATAACGACATGCTGTCGGCCCACCAGCCGCTGGAAGAATACCCGGCCCTGATCAAGGTCGCGGCCCGTGAAGTCGGCGCGACGGCCCAGTTCGCCGGCGGCGTGCCGGCCATGTGCGACGGCGTCACCCAGGGCCGTCCGGGCATGGAGCTGTCGCTGTTCTCGCGCGAAGTCATCGCCATGGCCACGGCCGTGGCCCTGACCCACGACGCGTTCGACTCCGCGCTGTATCTGGGCGTCTGCGACAAGATCGTGCCGGGCCTGGTGATCGGCGCCCTGACCTTCAGCCACCTGCCGGCCCTGTTCGTGCCCGCAGGGCCCATGACCTCGGGCCTGCCCAACAGCGAGAAGGCCCGCATCCGCGCCCTCTACGCCGAGGGCAAGGTCGGCCGCGCCGAACTGCTGGAAGCCGAGCAGGCCAGCTATCACGGTCCGGGCACCTGCACCTTCTACGGCACGGCCAACACCAACCAGATGCTGATGGAGCTGATGGGCTTCCATCTGCCGGGCTCGGCCTTCGTCCACCCCAACACGCCGCTGCGCGAGGCCCTGGTCAAGGAAGCCGCGCGCCGCGCCGCCGCCGTGACCAACAAGGGCAACGAATTCATCCCGGTCGGCCGGATGATCGACGAGAAGTCGATCGTCAACGGCGTGGTCGGCCTGATGGCCACCGGCGGCTCAACCAACCTCGCCTTGCACATCATCGCCATGGCCCACGCGGCCGGCGTCCAGCTGACGCTGGAAGACCTGGACGACATTTCCAAGGCCACGCCCTTGCTGGCCCGCGTCTATCCGAACGGCGCGGCCGACGTGAACCACTTCCAGGCCGCCGGCGGCATGGCCTTCATCATCCGCGAGCTGCTGAAGGCCGGTCTCGTCCACGAGGACGTCCAGACCATCGCCGGCCCCGGCCTGTCGCTCTACGCCCAGGAGCCGCACCTCGAGGACGGCGTCCTGAAGTGGCGCGAGGGTGCGCATGAGAGCCTGGACACCGCCATCGTCCGCCCGATCTCGGACCCGTTCAGCCCCGAGGGCGGCCTGCGCCTGATGGCCGGCAACCTGGGACGGGGCGTCATGAAGATCTCGGCGGTGAAGCCCGAGCACCACGTGATCGAAGCTCCGGCGGCCGTGTTCCAGGAACAGGAAGACTTCATCGCCGCCTTCAAGCGCGGCGAGCTGGACCGCGATGTCGTCGTCGTCGTCCGGTTCCAAGGGCCGTCGGCCAATGGCATGCCCGAGCTGCACAACCTGTCGCCGTCGATCTCGGTGCTGCTGGATCGCGGCTACAAGGTCGCCCTGGTCACCGATGGCCGCATGTCCGGCGCCTCGGGCAAGACGCCCGCCGCCATCCACGTGACGCCGGAAGCCGCCAAGGGCGGACCCCTGGCCTATGTCCAGGACGGCGACGTGATCAGCGTCAACGCCGAGACTGGCGAATTGAAGATCCTGGTGGACGAGGCGGTTCTGCGCGCTCGCACGCCAGCGAACGTCCCGGCGTCCAAGCCGGGCTTTGGTAGGGAACTGTTCGGATGGATGCGCAGCGGGGTCGGCGCGGCCGACGCCGGGGCCTCCGTCTTCGCCTAG
- the pgl gene encoding 6-phosphogluconolactonase: MAQSSFPRPEIEAFPTREALYDAAASTIAQALTTAVATHGVAGFAATGGSTPAPVYDRLSTLTAPWDKVMVTLTDERWVPASDPSSNEGLVRRHLLRGHAAKAGFSPLYFEGVSHEEAALKAQAGVASAAPFGVVLLGVGPDGHFASLFPGSPVLARGLDPASDRLVLAVPPGDPAPDIPRISLTFQALTNSALIVLLITGQAKRALLDGEVDPTLPIAAILNQDRAKVRILWAE, from the coding sequence ATGGCTCAATCCTCGTTTCCTAGGCCCGAAATCGAAGCCTTCCCGACCCGCGAGGCGCTGTACGACGCCGCCGCCTCGACCATCGCCCAGGCGCTGACCACGGCGGTGGCGACGCATGGCGTGGCCGGCTTCGCCGCGACGGGCGGCTCGACGCCGGCCCCGGTCTATGACCGCCTGTCGACCCTGACCGCCCCCTGGGACAAGGTCATGGTCACCCTGACCGACGAGCGCTGGGTTCCGGCGTCCGATCCGAGCAGCAACGAAGGCCTGGTGCGCCGTCATCTGCTGAGGGGCCACGCGGCCAAGGCCGGCTTCTCGCCGCTCTATTTCGAAGGCGTCAGCCATGAAGAGGCGGCGCTGAAGGCCCAGGCCGGCGTCGCGTCCGCCGCGCCTTTCGGCGTCGTTCTGCTGGGCGTGGGTCCCGACGGCCACTTCGCCTCGCTGTTCCCCGGCTCGCCGGTGCTGGCGCGCGGCCTCGACCCCGCGTCTGACCGGCTGGTGCTGGCCGTGCCGCCGGGCGATCCCGCCCCGGACATTCCCCGGATCAGCCTGACCTTCCAGGCGTTGACCAATTCGGCGCTGATCGTGCTGCTGATCACCGGCCAGGCCAAGCGCGCCCTGCTGGACGGCGAGGTCGACCCGACCCTGCCGATCGCCGCCATTCTGAACCAGGACCGCGCCAAGGTCCGCATCCTGTGGGCGGAGTAG
- the zwf gene encoding glucose-6-phosphate dehydrogenase — MAKKNQDAENGREVLVLLGGAGDLALRMLLPSLYFLELDRLLPHDLRIVGVARADHDAASYKALVREQLGKRATVEEGVWKRLAERLDYVPADITSEADAKKLADRIGEHGSLVIFFSLSPSLYGPACQALQAAGLTGPNARLILEKPLGRDLESSKVTNAAVAAVVDESQVFRIDHYLGKETVQNLTALRFANVLFEPLWDRNTIDHVQITIAETEKVGDRWHYYDEYGALRDMVQNHMLQLLCLVAMEAPSGFDPDAVRDEKVKVLRSLRPFTKESVAHDTVRGQYVAGVVEGGARPGYVEEVGKPTKTETFVAMKVAIDNWRWDGVPFFLRTGKNLPDRRTQIVVQFKPLPHNIFGQATDGELCANRLVIDLQPDEDISLTIMNKRPGLSEEGMRLQSLPLSLSFGQSGGRRRIAYEKLFVDAFRGDRTLFVRRDEVEQAWKFIDAVSAAWAEAGIEPAPYAAGTWGPQSAQGLISPGGRAWKA; from the coding sequence TTGGCTAAGAAGAACCAAGACGCCGAGAATGGGCGCGAAGTGCTGGTGCTGCTGGGCGGCGCGGGGGATCTGGCCCTGCGGATGCTGTTGCCTTCGCTGTACTTCCTAGAGCTTGATCGTCTGCTGCCGCATGATCTGCGCATCGTCGGCGTGGCCCGCGCGGACCATGACGCGGCCAGCTACAAGGCGCTTGTGCGCGAACAGCTGGGCAAGCGCGCGACGGTCGAGGAGGGCGTGTGGAAGCGCCTGGCCGAGCGTCTCGACTACGTGCCCGCCGACATCACCAGCGAAGCCGACGCCAAGAAGCTGGCCGACCGCATCGGCGAGCACGGTTCGCTGGTCATCTTCTTCTCGCTGTCGCCCAGCCTCTACGGTCCGGCCTGCCAGGCGCTGCAAGCCGCCGGTCTCACCGGCCCCAACGCCCGCCTGATCCTGGAAAAGCCGCTAGGCCGCGACCTGGAGAGCTCCAAGGTCACCAACGCCGCCGTCGCCGCCGTGGTCGACGAGAGCCAGGTCTTCCGCATCGACCACTATCTGGGCAAGGAGACGGTCCAGAACCTGACCGCCCTGCGCTTCGCCAACGTGCTGTTCGAGCCCCTGTGGGACCGCAACACGATCGACCACGTGCAGATCACCATCGCCGAGACCGAGAAGGTCGGCGACCGCTGGCACTATTACGACGAGTACGGCGCGCTGCGGGACATGGTGCAGAACCACATGCTGCAGCTGCTGTGCCTGGTCGCCATGGAGGCGCCGTCGGGCTTCGATCCGGACGCCGTCCGTGACGAGAAGGTCAAGGTGCTCCGCTCCCTGCGCCCCTTCACCAAGGAGAGCGTGGCCCACGACACCGTGCGCGGCCAGTACGTGGCCGGCGTGGTCGAGGGCGGCGCCCGTCCTGGCTATGTCGAGGAAGTCGGCAAGCCCACCAAGACCGAGACCTTCGTGGCCATGAAGGTGGCGATCGACAACTGGCGGTGGGACGGCGTGCCGTTCTTCCTGCGCACCGGCAAGAACCTGCCCGACCGCCGCACCCAGATCGTCGTGCAGTTCAAGCCGCTGCCGCACAACATCTTCGGCCAGGCGACCGACGGCGAACTGTGCGCCAACCGTCTGGTCATCGACCTGCAGCCGGACGAAGACATCTCGCTGACGATCATGAACAAGCGTCCGGGCCTGTCGGAAGAGGGCATGCGCCTGCAATCGCTGCCTTTGTCGCTGTCGTTCGGCCAGAGCGGCGGCCGCCGCCGCATCGCCTACGAGAAGCTGTTCGTCGACGCGTTCCGCGGCGACCGCACCCTGTTCGTGCGGCGTGACGAGGTCGAGCAGGCCTGGAAGTTCATCGACGCCGTCTCGGCCGCCTGGGCCGAGGCCGGCATCGAGCCCGCGCCCTACGCGGCCGGCACCTGGGGACCGCAGTCGGCCCAGGGCCTGATCTCGCCCGGCGGCCGGGCCTGGAAGGCGTAG
- a CDS encoding lipopolysaccharide assembly protein LapB yields MNLRELLRSSVAAAVIAGTLAPSAYAAPPPPAARASLDVRVAQAADFSRIEFHWSGAAKLVSRREGQTLVLRFSRDANPDISTLKIAPPRWLKAAEARHVNGALEIVITLTDDADARLGVADGVDFVNLFARPGAPPASPTPAPAAPIGRPNPMPAGGVVKVGFDRQDQQVTLSFEWAAQAGAAVFRRGEAVWIVFDTPARLDISKLPSSSLRYSKIQALKGADYTALRIVTPSGTPYVAEGLGGLWKISLGAGTQATPDVVRVARDESVRPATLSATVSGVTKPVWVDDPAVGDKLMVAPALAPSKGLPSRREYVEMALLQSAQGLAAEAYAGDLVVQASGDLLRIGRPKGLILSPISASTPPEEAAAGAPQPMSMPALIDLDNWPKTGSGGFLARYNALQSAVAAAPDGEGKDSDRAARMSLARFLVGSQMSFEAIGVLNAAGRKHQTLLGDAEFRGLRGVAKVFAGRLTEADADFSSPVLADDPSSAMWRGYISARQGQWADARAKFTGGGRALDLFPPIWRARFLHAQAQAALGVGDVTGAMQLIAKALAVPKVPLEDQLDIRLTQARAFEAKGEKVRARRMFEAIAKAPYDRIATPAMLHATELGYAKGQIPAQKAAETLNQLRYRWRGDGVELEVIRSLGRLYIDQGRYREALEVLRSAGRQLPDRPEAVALQNDLSNTFRQLFLQGLADGMQPVQAVGLFYDFQDLTPIGADGDQMVRNLVRRLVDVDLLDDAGKLLKYQVDNRLNGVPKAQVATDLAWIYLMNKKPEDALAAINDTRTTILPPALNAERRLATARALMGLGRFDDALELIDKDNSRDGQEIRAEIAWKQHTWPTAGALYERSLGDRFKTPGALTAGDEARLLRSAVAYSLADDDAALARLRARWSGFIDSAGNPDGLRVALQGMNVESLSASDFSRVTADNEAFNGWIGRMKDRFRTGQPAGSPARAGR; encoded by the coding sequence ATGAACCTTCGCGAGCTCCTGCGCTCCAGCGTCGCCGCCGCGGTCATCGCGGGGACTCTGGCGCCGTCCGCCTACGCCGCGCCGCCGCCCCCGGCCGCGCGCGCGTCGCTGGACGTGCGCGTGGCGCAGGCGGCTGACTTCTCGCGCATCGAGTTCCACTGGAGCGGCGCCGCGAAGCTTGTTTCCCGTCGCGAAGGCCAGACCCTGGTGCTGCGGTTCAGCCGCGACGCCAACCCCGATATCTCGACCCTGAAGATCGCGCCGCCGCGCTGGCTGAAGGCCGCGGAGGCCCGCCACGTCAACGGCGCGCTCGAGATCGTCATTACACTGACGGATGACGCGGACGCCCGTCTGGGCGTCGCCGATGGTGTTGACTTCGTCAATCTGTTCGCCCGTCCCGGCGCGCCGCCGGCCAGTCCGACGCCCGCGCCCGCGGCGCCGATCGGCCGTCCCAACCCGATGCCCGCGGGCGGCGTGGTCAAGGTCGGCTTCGACCGCCAGGACCAGCAGGTCACGCTGTCGTTCGAGTGGGCCGCCCAGGCCGGCGCCGCCGTCTTCCGGCGCGGCGAGGCGGTCTGGATCGTGTTCGACACCCCCGCGCGACTCGACATCTCCAAGCTGCCATCGTCCAGCCTGCGCTATTCCAAGATCCAGGCCCTGAAGGGCGCGGACTACACGGCGCTGCGCATCGTCACACCGTCCGGCACGCCCTATGTCGCCGAAGGGCTGGGCGGGCTGTGGAAGATCAGTCTGGGCGCCGGCACGCAGGCGACGCCGGACGTCGTCAGGGTGGCGCGTGACGAAAGCGTGCGTCCGGCGACCCTGTCAGCCACCGTCTCGGGCGTGACCAAGCCGGTCTGGGTCGACGATCCCGCCGTCGGCGACAAGCTGATGGTGGCCCCGGCCCTGGCGCCCTCCAAGGGGCTGCCGTCGCGCCGCGAATATGTCGAGATGGCCCTGCTGCAATCGGCGCAGGGCTTGGCCGCCGAGGCCTATGCCGGCGACCTCGTGGTTCAGGCCAGCGGCGACCTGCTGCGCATCGGTCGTCCCAAGGGGCTGATCCTGTCGCCGATCTCGGCCAGCACCCCGCCGGAAGAGGCCGCCGCCGGCGCGCCGCAGCCGATGTCGATGCCCGCCCTGATCGACCTGGACAACTGGCCCAAGACCGGTTCGGGCGGCTTCCTGGCGCGCTACAACGCCCTGCAAAGCGCCGTCGCGGCCGCGCCGGATGGCGAGGGTAAGGACAGCGACCGCGCCGCGCGCATGTCGCTGGCCCGCTTCCTGGTCGGCTCACAGATGTCGTTCGAGGCCATTGGCGTGCTGAACGCGGCGGGCCGCAAGCACCAGACCCTGCTGGGCGACGCCGAGTTCCGCGGCCTGCGCGGCGTGGCCAAGGTGTTCGCCGGCCGCTTGACCGAGGCCGACGCCGACTTCTCCTCGCCGGTGCTGGCCGACGATCCGTCCAGCGCGATGTGGCGCGGCTATATCTCGGCCAGGCAGGGCCAGTGGGCCGACGCCCGCGCCAAGTTCACCGGCGGCGGCCGGGCCCTGGATCTGTTCCCGCCGATCTGGCGCGCGCGCTTCCTGCACGCCCAGGCCCAGGCGGCGCTGGGCGTCGGCGACGTGACCGGCGCCATGCAGCTCATCGCCAAGGCCCTGGCCGTGCCCAAGGTCCCGCTCGAGGACCAGCTGGACATCCGACTGACCCAGGCGCGCGCGTTCGAAGCCAAGGGCGAGAAGGTCCGCGCCCGGCGCATGTTCGAGGCCATCGCCAAGGCCCCGTACGACCGCATCGCCACCCCGGCCATGCTGCACGCCACCGAACTGGGCTACGCCAAGGGCCAGATCCCCGCCCAGAAGGCCGCCGAGACCCTGAACCAGCTGCGCTATCGCTGGCGCGGCGACGGCGTCGAGCTGGAGGTCATCCGCTCGCTGGGCCGCCTCTATATCGACCAGGGCCGTTATCGCGAGGCGCTGGAAGTGCTGCGCTCGGCCGGCCGCCAGCTGCCGGACCGCCCGGAAGCCGTGGCGCTGCAGAACGACCTGTCGAACACCTTCCGGCAGCTGTTCCTGCAAGGCCTGGCCGACGGCATGCAGCCGGTCCAGGCCGTGGGCCTGTTCTACGACTTCCAGGACCTGACCCCGATCGGCGCGGACGGCGACCAGATGGTCCGCAACCTGGTGCGCCGCCTGGTCGATGTCGACCTGCTGGACGACGCCGGCAAGCTGCTGAAATACCAGGTCGACAACCGTCTGAACGGCGTGCCCAAGGCCCAGGTCGCCACGGACCTGGCCTGGATCTACCTGATGAACAAGAAGCCGGAGGACGCTCTGGCCGCGATCAACGACACGCGCACGACCATCCTGCCGCCGGCCCTGAACGCCGAGCGCCGACTGGCCACCGCCCGCGCCTTGATGGGGCTGGGCCGTTTCGACGACGCCCTCGAACTGATCGACAAGGACAACAGCCGCGACGGCCAGGAGATTCGCGCCGAGATCGCCTGGAAGCAGCACACCTGGCCGACGGCCGGGGCGCTGTACGAACGCTCGCTGGGCGACCGCTTCAAGACCCCGGGCGCGCTGACCGCGGGGGACGAGGCCCGCCTGCTGCGCTCGGCCGTGGCCTACAGCCTGGCGGACGACGACGCCGCGCTAGCCCGGCTGCGCGCGCGCTGGTCGGGCTTCATCGACAGCGCCGGCAATCCCGACGGCCTGCGCGTCGCCCTGCAGGGCATGAACGTCGAATCGCTGTCGGCCTCGGATTTCAGCCGCGTCACAGCCGACAACGAGGCCTTCAACGGCTGGATCGGCCGGATGAAGGACAGGTTCCGCACCGGCCAGCCCGCCGGATCGCCCGCACGCGCTGGCCGCTAA
- a CDS encoding MotE family protein, whose protein sequence is MKNVPRILPLVGVAVGGVLAINAMAGAKSLPDLVSGAKAFAEGVAEKKDAKGGEEAPSAEGAGQPAAANAPPPRVCAPSADALAKEAGLSPAELRVLQSLGARRGQLDQREQDIDVQLQLLAAAEAKLDAKMKALTGLKGDISGLLGQVDAQKQAEVDRLVTVYQGMKPKDAAARMTLLSDEVRLPIAAKMKERALSQILANMSPGDAKILTERLASRMANPAVEKGKAAIADNVAAPAAPGAAPNKQQADAGLAGAADPAAPKAKSPLKKAG, encoded by the coding sequence ATGAAGAACGTTCCGCGCATCCTCCCCCTGGTCGGCGTTGCCGTCGGCGGCGTCTTGGCGATCAACGCCATGGCCGGCGCGAAGTCGCTGCCCGATCTGGTGAGCGGGGCGAAAGCCTTCGCCGAAGGCGTCGCCGAGAAGAAGGACGCCAAGGGCGGCGAAGAGGCTCCGTCGGCCGAAGGCGCTGGCCAGCCGGCCGCCGCCAACGCGCCGCCGCCGCGCGTCTGCGCCCCGTCCGCCGACGCCCTGGCCAAGGAAGCCGGCCTCTCGCCCGCCGAGCTGCGCGTGCTGCAGAGCCTGGGCGCCCGTCGCGGCCAGCTGGACCAGCGCGAGCAGGACATCGACGTCCAACTGCAGCTGCTGGCCGCCGCCGAGGCCAAGCTGGACGCCAAGATGAAGGCCTTGACCGGCCTGAAGGGCGACATCTCGGGCCTGCTGGGCCAGGTCGACGCCCAGAAGCAGGCCGAGGTCGATCGCCTGGTCACGGTCTATCAGGGCATGAAGCCCAAGGACGCCGCCGCCCGCATGACCCTTCTGTCGGACGAGGTCCGCCTGCCCATCGCCGCCAAGATGAAGGAACGGGCCCTGTCGCAGATCCTGGCCAACATGAGCCCCGGCGACGCCAAGATCCTGACCGAGCGCCTGGCCTCGCGCATGGCCAATCCGGCTGTCGAGAAGGGCAAGGCCGCGATCGCGGACAATGTCGCCGCGCCGGCGGCCCCCGGCGCCGCGCCGAACAAGCAACAGGCCGACGCGGGTCTGGCTGGCGCCGCGGATCCCGCCGCGCCCAAGGCCAAGTCGCCCCTCAAGAAGGCCGGTTAA
- a CDS encoding DUF6468 domain-containing protein — MSLVAFAMNGFLAVLLIAALIFGWRLERRLKALRDSHEGFAKAVADLDHAAARAEQGLADLRAATDEAAETLAMRIERAQALAAQLGEIIDRPPSAPTLAPKPRPQAPAERPAPRLSRETPPAPTPQEERRLSAADFERLLDREDRVERAARGEPLPRPASRPGVAPNMTSETPRSRARIDDDLFDGPSDSSSANPRAPRR, encoded by the coding sequence ATGAGCCTCGTCGCCTTTGCCATGAACGGGTTCCTGGCGGTGCTGCTGATCGCGGCGCTGATCTTCGGCTGGCGCCTGGAGCGTCGTCTGAAGGCTCTGCGCGACAGCCACGAGGGCTTCGCCAAGGCCGTGGCCGACCTGGATCATGCAGCCGCCCGCGCCGAACAGGGCCTGGCCGACCTGCGCGCGGCCACCGACGAAGCCGCCGAGACCCTGGCGATGCGGATCGAGCGGGCTCAGGCCCTGGCCGCCCAGCTGGGCGAGATCATCGATCGTCCGCCGTCGGCGCCGACCTTGGCGCCGAAGCCGCGGCCGCAAGCCCCGGCCGAGCGTCCCGCGCCGCGCCTGAGCCGCGAGACGCCGCCAGCCCCCACGCCGCAGGAGGAGCGCCGCCTGTCGGCCGCCGACTTCGAACGTCTGCTGGACCGCGAGGACCGCGTCGAGCGCGCCGCCCGCGGCGAACCCCTTCCGCGCCCGGCCTCGCGCCCAGGCGTGGCGCCAAACATGACCAGCGAAACGCCGCGTTCACGCGCGCGGATCGATGATGACCTCTTCGACGGACCGAGCGACAGCTCGTCCGCCAACCCCAGGGCTCCCCGCCGATGA
- the fliM gene encoding flagellar motor switch protein FliM gives MADETDDQAAMAQWASQNPQGAFGEGDAAAGGNEFGDFSGGMGGWDDGGGGEPGSERILNQDEIDSLLGFDLSGDGGEDRTGIRAIINSALVSYERLPMLEIVFDRLVRLMTTSLRNFTSDNVEVSLDNISSIRFGDYLNSIPLPAILAVFRAEELDNYGLLTVDSNLIYSIVDVLLGGRRGTAAMRIEGRPYTTIERVLVQRMIEVVLHDLKSAFEPLHPVNFTLDRLETNPRFAAIARPANAAILVKLRIDMEDRGGRIELLLPYATLEPIRKMLLQQFMGEKFGRDNIWEGHLATELWTTQMEVRAVLDEQQVPLSRVLNMQIGDTLMLNATPDSLVELRAGAIPLTRGRMGRRNHSIAVRAEAPLTPAAKKAVQKLK, from the coding sequence ATGGCGGACGAAACCGACGATCAGGCCGCGATGGCCCAATGGGCCTCGCAAAATCCTCAAGGCGCCTTCGGTGAAGGTGACGCTGCGGCCGGCGGCAATGAATTTGGCGATTTCTCCGGCGGCATGGGCGGCTGGGATGACGGCGGCGGCGGCGAGCCCGGTTCCGAACGCATCCTGAACCAGGACGAAATCGACAGCCTGCTGGGCTTCGATCTCTCCGGCGATGGCGGCGAGGACCGGACGGGCATCCGCGCCATCATCAACTCGGCGCTGGTCAGCTACGAGCGCCTGCCGATGCTGGAAATCGTCTTCGACCGCCTGGTGCGGTTGATGACGACGTCCTTGCGGAACTTCACGTCCGACAACGTCGAGGTCAGCCTCGACAACATCAGCTCGATCCGCTTCGGCGACTATCTGAACTCGATCCCGCTGCCGGCCATCCTGGCGGTGTTCCGGGCCGAGGAACTGGACAACTACGGCCTGCTGACGGTCGACTCCAACCTGATCTATTCGATCGTCGACGTGCTGCTGGGCGGTCGTCGCGGCACGGCTGCGATGCGCATCGAGGGCCGTCCCTACACCACGATCGAACGCGTGCTGGTGCAGCGGATGATCGAGGTGGTGCTGCATGACCTGAAGAGCGCCTTCGAGCCGCTGCATCCGGTCAATTTCACGCTGGACCGCCTGGAGACCAACCCGCGCTTCGCCGCCATCGCCCGGCCGGCCAACGCCGCGATCCTGGTCAAGCTGCGTATCGACATGGAAGATCGCGGCGGCCGCATCGAGCTGCTGCTGCCCTACGCCACGCTCGAACCCATCCGGAAGATGCTGCTGCAGCAGTTCATGGGGGAGAAGTTCGGCCGCGACAACATCTGGGAAGGCCACTTGGCCACCGAGCTGTGGACCACCCAGATGGAGGTTCGCGCCGTGCTCGACGAGCAGCAGGTGCCGCTGTCGCGCGTCCTGAACATGCAGATCGGCGACACCCTGATGCTGAACGCCACGCCCGACAGCCTGGTCGAGCTGCGCGCCGGGGCCATTCCGCTGACGCGCGGCCGCATGGGCCGTCGCAACCACTCGATCGCCGTGCGGGCGGAGGCGCCGCTGACGCCCGCCGCCAAGAAGGCCGTGCAGAAGCTGAAATGA
- the fliL gene encoding flagellar basal body-associated protein FliL — protein MAKKPEKEAPAPEGEDGAEGEAPAKKKPPILIIAIAAGVLVLGGGGAAAFFLMKPKPAAEAGEHGAEKKEKKKEKKEEKGGHGEKKEGEGGAAAAGGPAPVIKEGPDGVVFYTLPDIVVNMQTADGKSTFLKLKLTFELPDEDTAEELTPNLPRLQDMFQAFLRELRPEDLNGSQGTYQLRYELLRRVNLVAAPAKVNAVLIEEMLIN, from the coding sequence GTGGCCAAGAAACCCGAAAAGGAAGCTCCGGCTCCCGAAGGCGAAGACGGCGCCGAGGGCGAAGCTCCGGCAAAAAAGAAGCCGCCGATCCTGATCATCGCGATCGCCGCGGGCGTCCTCGTCCTGGGTGGCGGCGGCGCCGCGGCCTTTTTCCTGATGAAGCCGAAGCCGGCCGCCGAGGCGGGCGAGCACGGGGCCGAAAAGAAGGAAAAGAAGAAGGAAAAGAAGGAAGAAAAGGGCGGCCACGGCGAGAAGAAGGAAGGCGAGGGCGGCGCGGCCGCGGCCGGCGGTCCTGCGCCTGTGATCAAGGAAGGCCCCGACGGCGTGGTCTTCTACACCCTGCCCGACATCGTCGTGAACATGCAGACCGCCGACGGCAAGTCGACCTTCCTGAAGCTGAAGCTGACCTTCGAGCTGCCGGACGAAGATACGGCCGAAGAGCTGACGCCGAATCTGCCCAGACTGCAGGACATGTTCCAGGCCTTCCTGCGCGAACTGCGCCCTGAAGACCTGAACGGCAGCCAGGGCACCTATCAGCTGCGCTACGAGCTGCTGCGTCGGGTGAACCTGGTCGCTGCGCCGGCCAAGGTGAATGCGGTCCTCATCGAGGAGATGCTGATCAACTAG
- the flgF gene encoding flagellar basal-body rod protein FlgF produces the protein MDNALYVGLSRQMTLRRQLDIVANNIANANTTGFKTEDLMVRTEQAKPAKTLDGASPVKFVLDDRVARDFTQGAMTKTGGDFDIAIEGTGFFHVQTAGGDRYTRDGRFTTNPEGQLVTQAGAQVLDDGGGPLLIDPTLGPVSIGKDGTVSQGAVRVGRLAVVRPDSLASMAKDGDNLYRNTTNTTLQPAPDARVHQGMLESSNVQPVVEITKLIEIQRAYEGVAKMMDNTAELSRSAVERLGKLN, from the coding sequence ATGGACAACGCGCTCTACGTCGGCCTCTCGCGTCAGATGACGCTGCGCCGCCAGCTCGACATCGTGGCCAACAACATCGCCAACGCCAACACCACTGGCTTCAAGACCGAGGACCTGATGGTCCGCACGGAACAGGCCAAGCCGGCCAAGACCCTGGATGGCGCCTCGCCGGTGAAGTTCGTGCTGGACGACCGCGTCGCCCGCGACTTCACGCAGGGCGCCATGACCAAGACGGGCGGCGATTTCGACATCGCCATCGAGGGGACGGGCTTCTTCCACGTCCAGACCGCCGGCGGCGATCGCTATACCCGCGACGGCCGCTTCACCACCAACCCCGAAGGCCAACTGGTCACCCAGGCCGGCGCCCAGGTGCTGGACGACGGGGGCGGCCCGCTGCTGATCGACCCGACCCTGGGGCCGGTTTCGATCGGCAAGGACGGCACGGTCAGCCAGGGCGCGGTTCGCGTCGGCCGCCTGGCCGTGGTCCGCCCCGACAGCCTGGCCTCGATGGCCAAGGATGGCGACAACCTCTACCGCAACACGACCAACACCACCCTGCAACCCGCACCGGACGCCCGCGTCCACCAGGGCATGCTGGAATCCTCGAACGTCCAACCGGTTGTCGAGATCACCAAGCTGATCGAGATCCAGCGCGCCTACGAGGGCGTCGCCAAGATGATGGACAACACCGCAGAACTTTCGCGCAGCGCCGTCGAGCGTCTGGGCAAGCTGAATTAA